A single Clostridium sp. AN503 DNA region contains:
- a CDS encoding FAD-binding protein, translated as MIWTRSRPILRSEVNTQIVISESVRGKGAIFVNQSGERFTSEMQTRDVLSTAILEQSEKFAYLVFDQRVMDSMAALQENYEKGIIVKGADIAGLADELEIDAAVLAETIDTWNKAVAQKKDDLYGRDTGMDEDLSKAPYYAVKVSPAVHYTMGGIKIDTQTQVIGTDGNVIPGLFAAGEVTGGVHGANRLGGNAVADIMVFGNQAGVEAAKYALAQGSLEAVLPEAEEAAAPTAAGNYKDGTYEATATGNNGDIKLAVEVKNGNIAAVNILEQVETPAIFGGVERDLIPQIIKTQGVEVDAIAGATVSSKAVLTAVEEALKAAK; from the coding sequence TTGATATGGACAAGATCCAGACCAATCCTACGGTCTGAGGTAAATACCCAGATTGTTATTTCTGAGTCTGTTCGCGGTAAAGGGGCGATCTTTGTTAACCAGTCCGGCGAGCGTTTTACTTCAGAGATGCAGACCAGGGACGTGCTTTCTACAGCGATCTTGGAGCAGTCTGAGAAATTCGCATATCTGGTATTCGACCAGAGAGTCATGGACAGCATGGCAGCCCTTCAGGAGAACTACGAAAAAGGTATCATTGTCAAGGGCGCCGACATAGCAGGCCTGGCCGACGAACTGGAGATCGACGCGGCGGTCCTGGCAGAGACGATCGATACCTGGAATAAGGCAGTGGCCCAGAAGAAGGATGATCTATATGGCCGTGATACCGGTATGGATGAGGATCTTTCCAAGGCGCCTTACTATGCGGTGAAGGTCTCTCCGGCAGTTCACTACACCATGGGCGGAATCAAGATCGATACACAGACGCAGGTGATCGGCACCGACGGCAATGTGATCCCGGGGCTGTTCGCGGCAGGCGAGGTGACCGGAGGCGTGCACGGCGCGAACCGTTTGGGCGGCAACGCGGTGGCGGATATCATGGTATTTGGCAATCAGGCGGGCGTTGAGGCCGCAAAATATGCTCTGGCCCAGGGAAGCCTTGAGGCAGTGCTGCCTGAGGCTGAGGAGGCTGCGGCTCCGACAGCGGCAGGCAATTACAAGGACGGGACCTACGAGGCCACGGCAACCGGAAATAACGGCGATATCAAGCTTGCAGTGGAAGTAAAGAACGGCAATATTGCCGCAGTCAACATCCTGGAGCAGGTAGAGACCCCGGCTATCTTCGGCGGCGTAGAGCGGGATCTGATTCCGCAGATCATCAAGACCCAGGGCGTGGAGGTGGATGCCATAGCGGGAGCTACGGTTTCCAGTAAAGCAGTGCTTACAGCGGTTGAGGAAGCTTTAAAAGCAGCTAAATAG
- a CDS encoding FAD-dependent oxidoreductase, which produces MRLRKITAAVMAASLVLAGCSAKTAETAPATAAETTKAAETTAAETTAEEKETEKASGAKAGEYQADVVVIGAGGAGMSAALRAGEAGASVIILEKMNYAGGNTTRSEGGMNAAATVFQKEKGIEDTVEAMVKDTMTGGKEINNPELVQYLAENSSDTIDWLTSIGMDLSDVAQGAGATNPRMHRSADGSKIGGVLVPILMENLEKQNIRILYSTKATELIKDGDAVTGVAAETADGSKLTFKANAVVVATGGFGANEDLYVKYRPDLKGFSTTNHPGATGDGIVLAEAVGADTVDMDKIQTNPTV; this is translated from the coding sequence ATGAGATTAAGAAAGATTACGGCGGCGGTCATGGCGGCGAGCCTGGTATTGGCAGGGTGTTCCGCGAAGACTGCAGAGACGGCTCCGGCAACCGCGGCTGAGACCACAAAAGCGGCGGAGACAACGGCGGCGGAGACGACCGCGGAGGAAAAAGAGACTGAGAAAGCCAGTGGGGCTAAAGCGGGCGAATATCAGGCGGATGTGGTGGTCATCGGAGCAGGCGGCGCGGGCATGTCGGCAGCCCTGCGGGCAGGAGAAGCAGGGGCCAGCGTCATCATTCTGGAGAAGATGAATTACGCGGGCGGCAATACGACCCGGTCCGAAGGCGGTATGAATGCCGCGGCCACTGTTTTCCAGAAGGAAAAAGGGATTGAGGATACGGTGGAGGCAATGGTGAAGGATACCATGACCGGCGGAAAAGAGATCAACAACCCGGAGCTGGTACAGTACCTGGCGGAAAACAGTTCAGATACCATTGACTGGCTCACTTCCATCGGCATGGACTTAAGTGATGTGGCCCAGGGCGCAGGCGCGACAAATCCGCGTATGCACAGGTCGGCGGACGGCTCCAAGATCGGCGGAGTTTTGGTACCCATACTGATGGAAAATCTTGAGAAGCAGAATATCCGTATCCTGTATTCCACTAAAGCCACGGAGCTGATCAAGGATGGGGATGCAGTGACCGGCGTGGCTGCAGAGACTGCGGACGGCAGCAAGCTGACCTTTAAGGCAAATGCCGTGGTTGTTGCAACCGGCGGTTTTGGCGCCAATGAGGATCTCTATGTAAAATACCGTCCTGACTTAAAGGGCTTTTCCACAACCAATCACCCGGGAGCGACCGGTGATGGTATTGTCCTGGCGGAGGCAGTAGGCGCGGACACGGTTGATATGGACAAGATCCAGACCAATCCTACGGTCTGA
- the atpA gene encoding F0F1 ATP synthase subunit alpha has product MNLRPEEISSVIKEQIEKYSTKLEVSDVGTVITVADGIARIHGLEKAMQGELLEFPGEIYGMVLNLEEDNVGVVLLGDTSNISEGDIVKTTGRVVEVPVGDALTGRVVNALGQPIDGKGPVETDKFRRIERVAHGVIERKSVDTPLQTGIKAIDSMIPIGRGQRELIIGDRQTGKTAIAIDTIINQKGQGVHCIYVAIGQKASTVANIVRTLEEFGAMDYTTLVVSTASDLAPLQYIAPYSGCAIGEEWMEKGEDVLVVYDDLTKHAAAYRTLSLLLKRPPGREAYPGDVFYLHSRLLERASRLSDDLGGGSLTALPIIETQAGDVSAYIPTNVISITDGQIYLETEMFNSGFRPAINAGLSVSRVGGAAQIKAIKKIAAPIRVELAQYRELASFAQFGSELDAATTEQLAQGERIKEVLKQPQYQPMPVEYQVIIIYAATRKHLLDIPVADILDFEKELFKYIDTKYPEIPASIRDTKVLSEETEELLVKAIKECKEQR; this is encoded by the coding sequence ATGAATTTGAGACCAGAAGAAATCAGTTCGGTAATAAAAGAACAGATTGAAAAGTATTCTACCAAACTGGAAGTCTCGGATGTCGGCACCGTGATCACGGTTGCAGATGGTATCGCTCGAATCCATGGGCTTGAGAAAGCCATGCAGGGTGAGCTTCTGGAGTTTCCAGGAGAGATCTACGGCATGGTCCTGAACCTGGAGGAGGATAACGTTGGTGTTGTTCTGCTTGGTGACACCAGCAATATCAGTGAGGGCGATATCGTTAAGACCACCGGACGCGTTGTTGAAGTCCCGGTAGGAGATGCGCTGACCGGACGTGTTGTAAACGCACTGGGCCAGCCCATTGACGGAAAAGGTCCCGTCGAGACAGACAAGTTCCGCCGCATTGAGCGCGTAGCTCACGGCGTTATCGAGAGAAAATCCGTAGACACCCCGCTTCAGACCGGTATCAAGGCGATCGATTCCATGATCCCGATCGGCCGTGGACAGCGTGAGCTGATCATCGGCGACCGTCAGACCGGTAAGACTGCGATTGCGATCGATACGATCATCAACCAGAAAGGCCAGGGGGTTCACTGTATTTATGTGGCGATCGGCCAGAAGGCATCTACCGTTGCCAATATTGTAAGGACCCTGGAGGAGTTTGGCGCCATGGACTATACCACCCTTGTGGTGTCCACTGCATCAGACTTGGCTCCCCTTCAGTACATTGCACCGTATTCCGGGTGTGCGATCGGCGAGGAGTGGATGGAAAAAGGGGAGGACGTGCTGGTAGTCTATGATGATTTGACCAAGCACGCGGCGGCTTACCGTACCCTGTCTTTGCTGCTCAAAAGACCGCCGGGCCGTGAGGCTTACCCGGGCGATGTTTTCTACCTGCATTCCAGACTGCTGGAGCGCGCATCCCGCTTATCGGATGATTTAGGCGGCGGTTCTTTGACTGCACTGCCGATCATCGAGACCCAGGCAGGCGACGTTTCTGCATACATTCCGACCAATGTGATCTCCATCACTGACGGTCAGATCTATCTGGAGACAGAGATGTTTAACTCCGGTTTCCGTCCGGCGATCAATGCCGGTCTGTCCGTATCCCGTGTAGGCGGCGCGGCTCAGATCAAGGCGATCAAGAAGATCGCGGCTCCGATCCGTGTGGAGCTGGCGCAGTACCGCGAGCTGGCAAGCTTTGCCCAGTTTGGCTCCGAGCTGGATGCAGCTACCACGGAACAGCTGGCACAGGGCGAGCGCATCAAGGAAGTGCTCAAACAGCCGCAGTATCAGCCGATGCCGGTGGAATATCAGGTTATCATCATTTATGCAGCTACCAGGAAACATCTTCTGGATATTCCGGTTGCTGATATCCTGGATTTTGAGAAGGAACTGTTTAAGTATATCGACACGAAGTATCCTGAGATTCCGGCTTCCATCCGCGACACCAAGGTGCTGTCAGAGGAGACGGAAGAACTTTTGGTGAAGGCAATCAAAGAGTGCAAAGAGCAGCGCTAG
- the atpG gene encoding ATP synthase F1 subunit gamma, with amino-acid sequence MASMRDIKRRRASIQSTGQITKAMKLVSTVKLQKSRAKAESSKPYFDMMYETIASMLKKSGNIDHKYLRAGKTDKKAVIAITSNRGLAGGYNNNIVKLIAGNPELAKGNTCVYAIGRKGRDGLTKKGYEIKADYSDVINEPMYQDAADLTAELLDAFGRGEVGEIYLAYTSFKNTVVHIPKLIRLLPFTMEDSDTDGNEAPKAHALMNYEPNEEEVLDMIIPKYMSSLIFGALQEAVASENGARMTAMDSATNNAEEMLGKLELQYNRARQGSITQELTEIIAGANAIS; translated from the coding sequence ATGGCATCCATGAGAGATATTAAACGTAGAAGAGCAAGTATCCAGAGCACCGGCCAGATTACCAAGGCCATGAAGCTGGTCTCTACGGTTAAACTGCAAAAGTCCAGAGCGAAAGCCGAGAGTTCAAAACCCTACTTTGACATGATGTATGAAACCATTGCATCCATGCTTAAAAAGTCCGGCAACATCGACCACAAATATCTCCGTGCAGGCAAGACGGACAAGAAGGCGGTCATCGCCATCACATCCAACCGCGGCCTGGCAGGCGGCTACAACAATAACATTGTGAAGCTGATCGCCGGGAACCCGGAGCTTGCAAAAGGCAATACCTGCGTGTATGCCATCGGGCGGAAGGGCCGAGACGGACTGACAAAGAAAGGCTATGAGATCAAGGCAGACTACTCGGATGTGATCAATGAGCCCATGTACCAGGATGCCGCCGATTTAACGGCGGAACTATTGGATGCGTTTGGACGCGGCGAGGTGGGCGAGATCTATCTTGCGTACACTTCCTTTAAGAATACAGTAGTCCATATCCCCAAACTAATCCGTCTGCTTCCGTTTACCATGGAAGACAGCGATACGGACGGGAACGAGGCTCCGAAGGCCCATGCTCTGATGAACTATGAGCCGAACGAGGAAGAAGTGCTGGATATGATCATTCCCAAATATATGAGCAGTTTAATCTTTGGTGCGCTGCAGGAGGCAGTTGCCAGCGAAAATGGCGCGCGTATGACCGCCATGGACTCGGCGACCAACAATGCAGAGGAGATGCTTGGCAAGTTAGAGCTGCAGTATAACCGCGCACGTCAGGGTTCCATTACCCAGGAGCTGACGGAGATCATTGCAGGCGCCAATGCGATCAGTTAA
- the atpF gene encoding F0F1 ATP synthase subunit B translates to MDRLIGFDPQLLHDAVLTGINIFILFFALSYLLFNPVRDVLEKRRQKIVDELARAAEDKTSAAALKEEYEAKLKDVNKEAENILETARRKGKAREDEIVQEARAEAARIIERANREIELEKKKAVDDMKQEVVDIAALMAKKVVGYSIDAKIQDALINETLKEMGESTWQS, encoded by the coding sequence TTGGACAGACTGATAGGATTTGATCCCCAGCTGCTGCATGACGCGGTGCTGACCGGTATCAATATCTTCATATTATTCTTTGCGTTGTCCTATCTGCTTTTCAACCCGGTACGGGATGTGCTGGAGAAGAGACGGCAGAAGATTGTCGATGAGCTGGCCCGGGCGGCTGAGGACAAGACCTCGGCGGCGGCCCTGAAGGAAGAGTATGAGGCAAAGCTAAAGGACGTAAACAAAGAGGCAGAAAACATCCTGGAGACTGCACGGAGAAAAGGCAAAGCCCGTGAAGATGAGATCGTCCAGGAAGCCAGGGCAGAAGCAGCCAGGATCATCGAGCGGGCAAACCGCGAAATCGAGCTGGAGAAGAAGAAGGCAGTTGACGACATGAAGCAGGAAGTGGTCGATATTGCGGCGCTGATGGCGAAAAAGGTTGTCGGCTACTCCATCGATGCGAAGATCCAGGATGCTTTGATCAATGAGACTTTGAAGGAAATGGGTGAGAGCACATGGCAAAGCTAG
- the atpE gene encoding ATP synthase F0 subunit C: MNGISGQDFIFGCSAIGAGLAMIAGIGPGIGQGIAAGHGAAAVGRNPGAKSDITSTMLLGQAVAETTGLYGLVVAIILMFVKPFGA, encoded by the coding sequence ATGAATGGTATCTCAGGACAGGACTTTATCTTTGGTTGTTCCGCAATTGGTGCAGGTCTGGCGATGATCGCCGGTATCGGACCTGGTATCGGACAGGGTATCGCAGCCGGTCACGGTGCAGCGGCAGTTGGACGTAACCCGGGTGCAAAATCCGACATCACCTCCACCATGCTTCTTGGACAGGCGGTTGCAGAGACCACCGGTCTGTACGGCCTGGTTGTTGCGATCATCCTGATGTTTGTTAAGCCCTTCGGCGCTTAA
- the atpH gene encoding ATP synthase F1 subunit delta, producing the protein MAKLVSKVYGDALFETAMEKDEVDTLYGEVSALVPILKDNPELLTLLGNPQIVKEEKVAIIHQVFDQKVAQDLMGFLAIIVEKDRQSDMIPIFEYFIERVKEFKKIGAAYVTSAVELNAEQKASLEEKLLATTPYVSFDMYYEVDPELLGGMVVRIGDHVVDSSIKTRLYELKKELLALQLA; encoded by the coding sequence ATGGCAAAGCTAGTTTCAAAGGTGTACGGCGATGCATTGTTTGAGACAGCCATGGAGAAGGACGAGGTGGATACCCTCTATGGAGAAGTAAGCGCCCTGGTCCCCATCTTAAAGGACAACCCGGAGCTTCTGACTCTGCTTGGCAATCCGCAGATAGTCAAAGAGGAAAAGGTTGCCATCATACATCAGGTTTTTGACCAGAAGGTAGCACAGGATCTGATGGGCTTCCTGGCAATCATTGTTGAGAAAGACAGACAGAGCGATATGATTCCCATCTTCGAGTATTTCATCGAGAGGGTGAAGGAATTTAAAAAGATTGGCGCCGCCTACGTGACCAGTGCAGTGGAGCTGAACGCAGAGCAGAAGGCCAGTCTGGAAGAAAAGCTGCTTGCAACCACGCCATACGTGTCCTTCGATATGTATTACGAGGTGGATCCCGAGCTTTTAGGCGGCATGGTAGTCCGCATCGGGGACCATGTGGTGGACAGCAGTATTAAAACACGGCTTTATGAACTGAAGAAGGAACTTTTGGCGCTTCAGTTGGCATAA
- the atpC gene encoding ATP synthase F1 subunit epsilon, translating to MADGMKLHVITPEERFYDGEVSMVELTTTEGNIGIYPNHIPLTAVVAPGVLKIHEGSEVKEAALMSGFITILPESVTIMAETVEWPDEIDFNRAEEARIRAERRLASKDGNLDVLRAEMALKRALVRLELKG from the coding sequence ATGGCTGATGGAATGAAATTGCATGTGATCACTCCGGAGGAGCGGTTTTATGATGGGGAAGTATCCATGGTAGAGCTGACCACGACGGAGGGGAATATCGGTATCTATCCGAACCATATCCCGCTGACTGCCGTAGTAGCGCCGGGGGTGCTGAAGATCCACGAGGGCAGCGAAGTGAAGGAAGCTGCACTGATGTCAGGATTTATCACCATCCTGCCGGAGTCTGTGACCATCATGGCTGAAACAGTGGAGTGGCCGGATGAGATTGACTTCAATCGTGCGGAGGAGGCGCGGATCCGTGCAGAACGCAGGCTGGCATCAAAGGATGGCAATCTGGATGTGCTGCGGGCGGAAATGGCGTTAAAACGTGCGCTGGTGCGTTTGGAGCTGAAAGGCTGA
- the atpD gene encoding F0F1 ATP synthase subunit beta → MAEQNTGKITQIIGAVMDIKFSQGKIPEINEAIRIPLETGGELTVEVAQDLGDDTVRCIAMGSTDGMRRGMDAIATGAPITVPVGENTLGRIFNVLGEPIDNKEKPHVEEYLPIHRKAPTFEEQSTETEILETGIKVVDLLCPYQKGGKIGLFGGAGVGKTVLIQELIRNIATEHGGYSVFTGVGERTREGNDLYYEMTESGVINKTTMVFGQMNEPPGARMRVGLTGLTMAEYFRDKGGKDVLLFIDNIFRFTQAGSEVSALLGRMPSAVGYQPTLQTEMGALQERITSTKDGSITSVQAVYVPADDLTDPAPANTFAHLDATTVLSRSIVELGIYPAVDPLESTSRILDPRVVGEEHYKVARGVQEVLQKYKELQDIIAMLGMDELSEEDKLTVSRARKIQRFLSQPFFVAGQFTGMEGRYVPLSETIQGFKEILEGKHDDVPEQYFLNAGNIDDVLARVK, encoded by the coding sequence ATGGCAGAACAAAATACTGGTAAAATCACACAGATCATCGGTGCGGTTATGGACATTAAGTTCTCCCAGGGCAAGATTCCGGAAATCAATGAGGCAATCCGCATACCGCTGGAGACCGGCGGTGAGCTGACTGTCGAGGTTGCTCAGGATCTTGGTGACGATACGGTTAGATGTATCGCCATGGGAAGCACCGATGGTATGAGACGTGGTATGGACGCCATTGCGACCGGGGCGCCGATTACGGTGCCGGTCGGTGAGAATACGCTCGGACGTATCTTTAACGTGCTGGGCGAGCCGATTGATAATAAAGAGAAGCCGCATGTGGAGGAGTATCTTCCGATCCACAGAAAAGCTCCTACTTTCGAGGAACAGTCCACAGAGACTGAGATCCTGGAGACAGGTATCAAGGTCGTCGACCTGCTCTGTCCGTATCAGAAGGGCGGTAAGATCGGTCTGTTCGGCGGCGCCGGCGTAGGAAAGACCGTACTGATCCAGGAGCTGATCCGTAATATCGCAACCGAGCACGGCGGATATTCCGTATTCACCGGCGTAGGCGAGCGTACCCGTGAGGGAAATGACCTTTACTACGAGATGACCGAGTCTGGTGTTATCAATAAGACCACCATGGTATTCGGTCAGATGAATGAGCCGCCGGGAGCACGTATGCGTGTGGGCCTGACAGGGCTTACCATGGCTGAGTATTTCCGTGATAAGGGCGGAAAGGATGTGCTGTTATTCATCGATAACATTTTCCGTTTTACCCAGGCAGGTTCCGAGGTGTCCGCGCTTTTAGGGCGTATGCCTTCCGCAGTAGGCTATCAGCCGACGCTGCAGACGGAGATGGGCGCACTGCAGGAGCGCATCACCTCGACTAAGGACGGTTCCATCACCTCCGTACAGGCGGTTTATGTGCCTGCGGATGACTTGACGGACCCGGCTCCGGCCAATACCTTCGCACATCTGGATGCAACGACCGTACTGAGCCGTTCCATCGTAGAGCTGGGTATCTATCCGGCAGTAGATCCGCTTGAGTCTACATCCCGTATTCTGGACCCGCGTGTGGTTGGCGAGGAGCACTATAAGGTAGCCCGCGGCGTGCAGGAGGTTCTGCAGAAGTATAAGGAATTACAGGATATCATCGCCATGCTGGGCATGGATGAGCTTTCCGAGGAGGATAAGCTGACTGTATCACGCGCAAGAAAGATCCAGAGGTTTTTGTCTCAGCCGTTCTTCGTTGCAGGCCAGTTTACCGGTATGGAAGGCCGCTATGTACCGCTTAGCGAGACCATTCAGGGCTTCAAGGAGATTCTGGAAGGAAAGCATGATGACGTTCCGGAGCAGTATTTCCTTAATGCCGGTAATATCGACGACGTTCTTGCCCGTGTGAAATAG
- a CDS encoding AAA family ATPase — MKKYILYAGVNGAGKSTLYRTTHYQNMMPRINTDEILREFGDWRNTADLMRAGRIAVERLNSYLAEGITFNQETTLCGHTILRTIYRAREAGYIIELHYVGVDTPDIAKERIAERVKMGGHGIPDKDVEKRFGESLKNLHEVIGLCDLAALYDNTDEFRRFAIYKSGEIVRLSKNLPEWYRKWREE, encoded by the coding sequence ATGAAAAAATATATTTTGTATGCCGGGGTAAACGGGGCGGGAAAATCCACATTATACAGAACAACCCACTATCAGAATATGATGCCGCGGATTAATACGGATGAAATACTTAGGGAATTCGGCGATTGGAGGAATACGGCGGATTTGATGAGGGCGGGCAGGATTGCAGTGGAACGTTTAAATTCCTACCTTGCAGAAGGTATCACCTTTAATCAGGAAACAACCCTGTGTGGACATACAATACTTCGTACAATATACAGGGCCAGGGAGGCCGGATATATAATAGAATTACATTATGTTGGCGTAGACACACCGGATATAGCAAAAGAAAGAATCGCCGAAAGAGTAAAAATGGGTGGGCATGGGATACCGGACAAGGATGTTGAAAAAAGATTTGGTGAGAGCTTGAAAAACCTGCATGAAGTGATAGGATTATGTGATTTAGCGGCATTATATGATAATACAGATGAATTTCGCCGATTTGCAATATATAAGTCTGGAGAAATTGTCAGGCTGTCAAAGAATCTTCCGGAGTGGTATAGGAAATGGCGGGAGGAGTGA
- the atpB gene encoding F0F1 ATP synthase subunit A gives MGTMISREPDFMIHGVLKYQMFGQDFWITTTTIGMWIISIIILIIAFMANRSLKKATDEPGAFQNALEMAYEALTNMAGGILGGNARKFVNYIGTIFLFILFCNLSGLLGLRAPTADYGVTFLLGMVTFFIVNYQGIKNRGVHHFTSLFEPTPILFPINLIGELANPLSISLRLFANLLSGVIIMGLWYGMMPILASIGIPAALHVYCDLFSGCIQTYVFCMLTMVYISDKME, from the coding sequence ATGGGAACAATGATTTCCAGAGAACCTGATTTTATGATACACGGGGTACTGAAGTACCAGATGTTCGGTCAGGATTTTTGGATTACAACGACTACCATAGGAATGTGGATCATTTCCATTATCATCCTGATCATCGCATTTATGGCAAACCGTTCACTCAAAAAAGCGACGGATGAGCCTGGCGCATTCCAGAATGCGCTGGAGATGGCATATGAAGCACTGACCAATATGGCAGGCGGCATCCTGGGCGGCAATGCCAGAAAGTTTGTCAATTATATTGGTACAATTTTCTTATTTATTTTGTTTTGTAATCTAAGCGGCCTTTTGGGCCTGCGTGCGCCGACAGCAGATTACGGTGTGACCTTTTTGCTTGGTATGGTTACTTTCTTTATTGTAAACTACCAGGGAATCAAGAACCGGGGCGTGCATCATTTCACGAGCCTGTTTGAACCGACGCCGATCCTGTTCCCGATCAACTTAATCGGTGAGCTGGCCAATCCGCTTTCCATATCGTTGCGTCTGTTTGCAAACCTGTTATCCGGCGTGATCATTATGGGACTGTGGTACGGCATGATGCCAATACTGGCCAGCATCGGCATCCCTGCAGCGCTACATGTTTATTGTGATTTGTTTTCAGGATGCATCCAGACATATGTATTCTGTATGCTGACCATGGTTTATATTAGTGACAAAATGGAATAA
- a CDS encoding AtpZ/AtpI family protein, which yields MHYRKSIFRSLAMVTQLGLCVVTPVFLCVFIGYQIDTRFEVKTMIPMLILGVLAGGRCAWQMAKRTLLQEQKEDECLRREQSARNSRTGISRPKQPSRIRKDAQTADEGITQTIKEADEDGMAK from the coding sequence ATGCATTACAGGAAAAGTATATTCCGAAGCCTGGCTATGGTGACACAGCTGGGGCTGTGTGTAGTTACGCCTGTCTTTTTATGTGTTTTTATCGGTTATCAGATCGACACCCGGTTTGAGGTGAAGACGATGATACCGATGCTGATCCTTGGTGTGTTGGCCGGAGGCCGGTGCGCGTGGCAGATGGCAAAGCGGACCCTTTTGCAGGAGCAGAAGGAGGACGAGTGTCTCCGCCGGGAACAGTCGGCCCGGAACTCGCGGACAGGGATCAGCAGACCAAAACAGCCAAGCCGCATCCGAAAGGATGCGCAGACGGCAGATGAGGGGATCACTCAGACAATAAAGGAGGCAGACGAAGATGGAATGGCTAAGTAA